From Candidatus Acidiferrales bacterium:
GGGTCTCGCTGTCATCTAAGGGTTGGTCTCGTATTGTCGGAAGGGCTTCGGCAGATACCATGAAAAAGTAATATTGACTGTTCGATTTTCATGGTACAATCCTCGCATGATCAAGCGGCCTCAGTCCCTCTCGCAAATCCGGCGTGCGCTTTCGCGCAGCCGCGTGGTGGCGCTCATTGGGCCACGCCAGTGTGGCAAGACCACGCTTGCGCGGCAAATCGTCCCCGCGGATTCGGTCAATTATTTCGACCTTGAAGACCCGGCGAGCTTGGCGCGGCTTGCCGAGCCGATGACCGCCTTCGGGGGGCTCACCCGTGTGGTGGTGATTGACGAGGTGCAGCGCCGGCCCGATCTCTTTCCGGCCCTTCGGGTGCTGGCTGACAGAAAGCCCTTGCCTGCCCGGTTTCTCATCCTTGGCAGCGCCTCGCCTGAGCTGCTCCGTCAGTCTTCCGAATCGCTTGCCGGAAGGCTGGAGACGATCCCACTTTCCGGCTTTAGCCTCTCTGAGGTCGGAACCAAGGCGCTTGATCGCCATTGGCTGCGGGGCGGTTTTCCGCTGTCATATCTCGCCCGCTCGCATGCGGACAGCCTGGCCTGGCGCCGGCAATTCATTCAGACATTTCTTGAGCGCGACCTGCCGCAGCTTGGCGTCACCATCCCGGCCCCGACGTTACTGCGGTTTTGGACCATGCTTGCGCACTACCACGGCCAACGCTGGAACGCCACCGAGCTGGCAAGGTCGCTTGGGGTCAGCGAACCGACCGTGAGGCGTTACCTCGATAT
This genomic window contains:
- a CDS encoding ATP-binding protein, giving the protein MIKRPQSLSQIRRALSRSRVVALIGPRQCGKTTLARQIVPADSVNYFDLEDPASLARLAEPMTAFGGLTRVVVIDEVQRRPDLFPALRVLADRKPLPARFLILGSASPELLRQSSESLAGRLETIPLSGFSLSEVGTKALDRHWLRGGFPLSYLARSHADSLAWRRQFIQTFLERDLPQLGVTIPAPTLLRFWTMLAHYHGQRWNATELARSLGVSEPTVRRYLDMLTGLFMVRQLQPWHENLKKRQIKAPKVYLRDSGLLHQLLGIRTEKELLAHPKCGASWEGYAIEETLKAVQPDEAHFWATHTGAELDLLLFKGGRRLGVEVKRADAPTLTPSMRIALHDLRLDHLTVLYPGKASYPLADRVTAMPLTVLVEGGPEVLFRHRRRKRRLTPPKERRRLGSGDTLLRAAQEVGKPEIGGTRRHSISRDHDRHLYGHKIK